ttttcctcttctgtggctgtgggggtgggcgtggcttgcgggcctgcagcgaagcggagtgtgtcagttagtcccatgttgatgtgatcaaacttctttcttgcttggaagatacacacacaattgtaactgttatttcttcctgcaaataataaatatgtacaacgtgtttggatgtattcatttatgtaaaattgtcattaaatgtaatattgcctgacaaaaagcgattcgacgtacgtaatattttgatatttacacatcgcatatttacacacgcgcatctgactagaatacccttatgtgcattacatatatcaacatcaactacctactgtactgtttactttttgaaataccctttttagagcaaatatctacccatataatttatatgtgtatatataatatatatatatatattttttaataaaaagtttctcgtggccacgagatactttctcgtggccacgagatacatgtctaaaaaaaaataaattcccatgtccctttagagcaggggtgtcaaactcattttagatggggggccacatggagaaaaatctactcccaagtgggccggactggtaaaatcacggcacaataacttaaaaataaagacaacttcagattgttttctttgtttaaaaatgaaaatgtacaaatcataatgttttttgttgttgttttttttacaattacatgttgcggctaatggtattctatctttatttgtcgttatttacattttctgaataaattatgtgataatgttcatcaatgttcatcaactcattggtgttaaatttcaatctatcaagatttaaaaaaaatatcaaattcaaattacaggatgttatttatgtagtttgatcattttcctcgactgatgtactaacatgtggtttattttgtacatatgtaacataatctacaaagatacaaataattgctattgcgacatccagtggagacatttagaacagctgtttctttcattccaaaatttcaggttaattttatatacctagcaaactcatcccgcgggccggataaaacctgttcgcgggcctgatccggccctcgggccgtacgtttgacatccctgctttagAGGCTCCGTACTTTTTTTCctcttgtgaatttttttttttttttttacctgcaatttttttccacacacaaACCGTTTTTTaatagaatttttttatttttttttacctgcgaatcatcttttttttttaacttgcggaAAATTGTTTTGATACTTGCGAATCATtattttacttgcagaattttattttttttttaccggcaaatttttatttatttttttaagaaaatgcaattttgttttaaacacatcgttttttaatttgatttttttcttttacttgcaaatcttttttttaacttgcagaacatacttttttttttttttttaactttagagcATTTTCTTTACttgcagattttttaaaaaattttttttacttgcttaTTGTTGTGCGTGAGTAAAAACGTTTGAGTGtttttgtggagttttggcagtaatttcactcttTATAAGAAGGCATTcaaataaaataagtaataataaataaaatgaacaatGTGCATGTGTGCTAGTGTAGAATGTGCAGACTTCAGCATATATAATAAAGCAACACAAACAATACAACATTAAACATGCACAATATTCGTGTTCTGCAGTAGTTGACATACCTTCTTTGGTGACGGGCACCATGTTGTCGAGCGCGGCGGGCGGGATGCACAGGTCGTTGTCCAGCGGGAACCGATCACAGTCCAGCATTTTGGGCCACGGGAACCCGAAGGCGGACATGACGGGCGCGCAGCCGCGCTTGACGCTCTCGCAGAGGGACCTGCATGGCTGGATGGGCTCGTCCAGGTCGTCCAGGCACACCGGGGCGAAGAGCGAGCACAGGAACTTCCTGGTGTCCGGGTGGCACTGCTTCTGCACCAGCGGGATCCAGGAGGACGCCTGCTGCAGGACCTCGCTCATGGTTTCGTGTCCCAGCAGGTTGGGCAGCCGCATGTCGGCGTACTCGATGTCGCGGCACAGCAGCAGGTTGGCCGGGATGGCTTTGCAGTTGTTCTTCCTGGGGAAGAAGTCGTGCTGGCCGAAGTTGTACAGTCCGTGGATGGCCTCCGCCAAGGCGAGCGTCAGCAGCCAGGAGACCGTCAAAATAAAAGCCCTCATTTTTTTTTCTCGGGCTCGATGTGAATTGGACGTCAGAGTGTCAGCATGGATGAAGACTCTGCTTGTGAGATCTTCCTCCTGACTGAACTTCTTCTCCTTACTGATGTCTGGGAGGGGTCTATAGGCGGACTACTGTGGACCGCTCGCACTTACTGCACGGCAGCAGGGGCGTAGCAACGGGGGGCGGTCACAAACTAAAaaagaaaaatggaaaaaatgtagttgaaaaaaaaaaatgtaacaatgGATTTTATTCATAACTCTCCAAGTGCTACAATAAAACCACAAAAGTTAACATTTAATCTGATAAAATACTAAAtaattaaagcaggggtccccaaactacggcccgcaagcCGGATtcagcccgccagcatccaaatatatatatatatatatattaaaaaaaataatttttttttagccattttctaccacttgttactctctgtgtctcctagccactcaggcaaatccatccatccatttccttccgcttatccgaggtcgggtcgcgggggctgcagtctaagcagagaagcccagacatccctctccccagccacttcgtccagctcctcccgggggatcccgaggcgttcccaggccagccgggagacatagtcttcccaacgtgtcctggatcttccccgtggcctcctgccggtcggacgtgccccaaacacttccctagggaggcgttcgggtgacatcctgagcatacttgccaaccttgagacctccgaattcgggagatgggggggtgaGGTGgtagggggggggtgtatattgtagcctggaagagttagggctacaagggattctgggtatttgttctgttgtgtttatgttgtgttacggtgcggatgttctcccgaaatgtgtttgtcattcttgtttggtgtgggttcacagtgtgtcgcatatttgtaacagtgttaaagttgtttattcaGTCACCTTCAGCCGGAcctgtatgtcttgcagtcacttaagtGTGTCTGTAGAAACCGCATAAAACacgtgtctgggccggcacgctgatggagaaaaagcggaagcgacgacaggttgtagaggacgctaaaggcagtgccatcacggcacgccctcaatattgttgtccgggtgaaaatcgggagaaattcgggagaacggttgccccgggagattttcgggaggggcactgaaattcgggagtctcccagaaaaatcgggagggttggcaagtatgatcctgagcagatgcccaaagcacctcatctggctcctctcgatgtggaggagcagctgctttactctgagctcctcccggatggcagagcttctcaccctacctctaagggagagccccgccacccggcggaggaaactaatttcggccgcttgtgcccgtgatcttgtcctttcggtcataacccaaagctcatgaccataggtgaggatgggaacgtagatccaccggtaaattgagagctttgccttccggctcagctccttcttcaccacaacggaccgatacagcgtccgcattactgaagacgccgcaccgatccgcctgttgatgtcacgatccactcttccctcactcgtgaataagactccgaggtacttgaactattccacttggggcaagatctcctccccaacttggatatggcactccacccacactcaggcaaattatattgtctaaaaatgcattttcccatcgataacgttacatcatcgcgctcggaatatatatatatatatatatatatatatatatatatatatatatatatatatatatatacactaccgttcaaaagtttggggtcacattgaaatgtccttatttttgaaggaaaagcactgtacttttcaatgaagataactttaaactagtcttaactttaaagaaatacactctgtacattgctaatgtggtaaatgactattctagctgcaaatgtctggtttttggtgcaatatctacataggtgtatagaagcccatttccagcaactatcactccagtgttctaatggtacaatgtgtttgctcattggctcagaaggctaattgatgattagaaaacccttgtgcaatcatgttcacacatctgaaaacagtttagctcgttacagaagctacaaaactgaccttcctttgagcagattgagtttctggagcatcacatttgtggggtcaattaaacgctcaaattggccagaaaagagaactttcatctgaaactcgacagtctgttcttgttcttagaaatgaaggctattctacaaaattgtttgggtgaccccaaacttttgaacggtagtgtatatatatatatatatatatatatatatatatatatatatatatatatatatatatatatatatatatatatatatatatatatatatatatatatatatatatatatagcccgggcCCTGGCCAAatctttttaacccaatgcggcccccgagtcaaaaagtttggggaacccTGAATTAAAGCATCAGCAATCATAggctttttttgtcatgaaaagctCTTCAGGAGAGCTTTAATTGTTCTCGGGTGGGCAGGAAGGTAGTTCTAGAGCTGTGGTGCAACTGCCCAAAAGGCTTGTTTTATgttgccctccacatcatttaatgtgatccGCTACATTACTTGATGTGGCCTGCTATATCAGTTTAAAGTATGTGTCCTGACACTTCATTGAAGTGGCCTGCGAAGGGCTGGAAATAATAAATCACTTTCTAGCTAAAATTaaatacaagccaaaagtttggacacaccttctcatttgatgcgttttctttattttcatgactatttacattgtagattgtcactgaaggcatcaaaactatgaatgaacacatgtggagttatgtacttaacaaaaaaaggtgaaataactgaaagcatgttttatattctagtttcttcaaaatagccaccctttgctctgattactgttttgcacactcttggcattctcccgatgagcttcaagagtaagtcacctgaaagggttttcacttcacaggtgtcatagttttgatgccttcggtgacaatctacaatgtaaatagtcatgaaaataaagaaaacgcattgaaatgagaaggtgtgtccaaacttttggcctgtactgtgtatttgatctctcaattttgacagaaacatgtactgcatgcaattgcatttgTTCTACACTTTAATACGATCTAATCATGCAACAAGATGTTCCAAGGTTTTGTTTTTTCTGACCTCAGACCTTAGCTTAATTCCTAACTCAGACCATAACCACTTAACCCCAATTCTAACTCaacatctaaaccaggggtctgaAACTCGAGACCCAAAGGCCCATATGTTgtggctagagatgtccgataatggcttttttgctgatattccgatattgtccaactcttaattaccgattccgatatcaaccgataccgatatatacagtcgtggaattaacacattattatgcttaattttgttgtgatgccccgatggatgcattaaacaatgtaacaaggttttccaaaataaatcaactcaagttatggaaaaaaatgccaacatggcactgccatatttattattgacgtcacaaagtgcattattttttttaacatgcctcaaaacagcagcttggaatttgggacatgctctccctgagagagcatgaggaggttgaggtgggcggggttggggggagggggttgaggtgaggggtagggtgtagcgggggatgtatattgtagcgtcccggaagagttagtgctgcaaggggttctgggtatttgttctgttgtgtttatgttgtgttacggtgcggatgttcttccgaaatgtgtttgtcattcttgtttggtgtgggttcacagtgtggcgcatatttgtaacagtgttaaaggtgtttatacggccaccctcagtgtgacctgtatggctgttgaccaagtatgccttgcattcacttgtgtgtgtgtgtgaaaaactgtagattttatgtgattgggccgacacgcaaaggcagtgccttcaaggtttattggcgctctgtacttctccctacgtccgtgtaccactccgtacagcggcgtttttaaaaagtcatacattttactttttgaaaccgatattgataatttccgatattacattttaaagcatttatcggccgataatatcggcagtctgatattatcggacatctctagttgtggcCCCTCAACTACAGTAGAACTGTTTTTGAACCCCTCtttttgcaaactttttgatATACGAATTGAGCCaagtatgcctctgtgtgcgaatcATGTCTCTGTGCACGAACActtaattcattcattttgtgtcccaccggcagccattttgtgcttgctcCTATTGAAGAGATTGACGAAGCGGGCtttgtaccacagcaagtttttaattgtgatgacaacagacttttctggaaaaagatgccaaaaCGGACTTGTAATACAGCAGAGGAAAAAAACACTTCCTCTCGTTCAGCGGCGTCTCTtccaaaagcacacacacacacacacagccatacaggtcacactgagggtagccgtataaacaacttgaacactgttacatatatgcgccacactgtgaacccacaccaaacaagaatgacaaacacatttcgggagaacatccgcaccgtaacacaacataaacacaacagaataaataccccaaaccccttgcagcactaacttttccgggacgctacaatatacacctcccgctaccccctgtccccccaaccccgcccacctcaacctcctcatgctctctcagggagagcatgtcccaaattccaaactgctgttttgaggcatgttaaaaaaaataatgcactttgtgacttcaataataaatatggcagtgccatgttggcattttttttccataacttgagttgatttattttggaaaaccttgttacattgtttaatgcatccagcggggcatcacaacaaaattaggcacaataatgtgttaattccacgactgtgtatatcggtatcggttgatatcggaattggtaactaagagttgtacaatatcggcaaaaaagccattatcggacatctctaattattagtaCAATCTCTCAATGCATATTGCATACCTTTGCTTTGTCACATATAAACCACAATGCTTCAGTAAGATTAACGTTTAGTTCAATAGATCATCATATATTCATTTACAATGCATTGGTTTTAGCATGGCGAGGAATATTAAAAATGGTCCCCGCATCGTTAGATTTTACTTTAAGCTCTCCGtggagtttggacacccctgtcctaaacaACACTCGATTCCCAACCAAACCATACCCCGACCCTTGTACTGTATCTTCAAAGGAACTAAGCCGAAACTGACATTTTCAAAGCTAACATTAGCGGCTGTCATATTTCGTCATCTCCTCATCTTCTTGCGGATGCTAACGGCGCTAGCTGACAGGTTGTGTTCATTAGGGCCAAATGAAGTGAATCGTATGCGGCCCGTTTTAGCCCTGTGCTGTAAATAGTTGGAAATGTCAGTGGCCCAATGGAGCGTTCATTTTCCATCATTAGGAGTATTGTGGTGAGGTCCTCTGGGCAGGTCTGCAGGTTGGGAGCCCCCGTTGTGGGAAGCAGACCTCCCCTCAGCGCCCTTGGAGGCCTGAGGGGGTGTGTGAAACAAAATCCGTCGTTAGAACTCGGTCTCTCCACCTTCCATGGTTCTCCTCCGGCTTGACTGCCGCTTCCTCCCCAAGAGATGATGGAGGGCGGCAGTCTCGCGAGTTGTTGGAATTTGTCGCTACACGCTTGGGTTGACCCAAACAAGCAAGGACTCTTATATCCGTGTTTACCTCTCGTCTCAGTTTCCTCCTTGGCGTCCATTAAAAAACGCTGACTCTTTCAACGCCGCAAGGTTACGTGTTATTCCTCGAAAGGCAATACCTATGCTTTCGTTAGGTCGGGGGGAAAAACAGAGTCATACGAACACCTAAACGCACATTTGATTAGGGCTGAAAACTGAATCACGgtacaagttttttttatattgaccGATTTGGATAATTATTGGtactttttatgacttatttaagcctgcaaaaatatacagttaaGCAATTTCCAACTTActaaagcagggatgtcaaactcattttagatcgggggccgcatggaggaaaaatgtactcccaagtgggccggactggtgaaattacggcacaataacttaaaaataaagacaacttcagattgttttcttcgtttaaaaatagaattgtcatgatctgtggtctggattatgtttttgttattttctgtttgttttgtactcctttagttcctgtttgtgcacctcctgagtttagtcaccatggttacttatgattttcacctgcctcttgcgttcgggacacacctgtttgtaatcaagagacactatttaagcctgcctctgTTGATCCCTCGTCCTGGCTTCGTTGTTTGCGTCACgcctatgccaagtaagtttttgtttgtttcatgccatagcctatgctaagtcttagcctctcgtgcaatcggcacatttgcctttttgttgtttgcctgtattttggtagttgggtgattcatgttaaataaatcaaatcctaccttcacgccttcgtccggagccgtcagtttttgcattccgggagaacgaaccgccgTGAcaagaacaagtacattctgaaattgtacaaatcataatgttgttttttttgtttttttacaattacctgttgcggttaatagtatatatactttatttgtcgttatttatattttctgaataaatcatgtgataatgttcatcagtcaactcatcggtgttcattttcaatctatcaaaaatttttttatatcaaaatcaaattacagtatgttatttatgtagtttgatcattttcctttgactgatgcactaacatcatgtggtttattttgtacatatgtagtgtcatctacaaagatacaaagaattgctattgcgacatccagtggacacatttagaacagcagtttccttTAGgacatgtaaatgaagta
The Entelurus aequoreus isolate RoL-2023_Sb linkage group LG18, RoL_Eaeq_v1.1, whole genome shotgun sequence DNA segment above includes these coding regions:
- the sfrp2 gene encoding secreted frizzled-related protein 2, coding for MRAFILTVSWLLTLALAEAIHGLYNFGQHDFFPRKNNCKAIPANLLLCRDIEYADMRLPNLLGHETMSEVLQQASSWIPLVQKQCHPDTRKFLCSLFAPVCLDDLDEPIQPCRSLCESVKRGCAPVMSAFGFPWPKMLDCDRFPLDNDLCIPPAALDNMVPVTKEVPRVCDACKESDDNDNEIVDNLCKNDFALKIKVKEISYINGDTKIVPENKSKTIYKLNGVSERELRKTVLWLKDGLQCVCEEMNDINAAYLVMGQKMDGHLVITSLKRWQKGQREFKRITRSIRKLQC